The genomic window GCGGTCAGCGCCCCATATAGTTACGAATGTGACAAGCCCAAGACGAAATCTCGGGCCTGTCCACAATCAGCTTACCAACGGTAGTGCGAGAACGCGCGGTTAGCATCCGCCATGCGGTGCGTATCCTCACGCTTCTTCACAGCGTTCCCGCGGTTGTTGGCGGCATCCATCAGCTCACCCGAAAGGCGCGCAGACATGGTTGTCTCAGGACGCGAGCGAGCTGCACCGATCAACCAGCGAATAGCCAGCGCCTGTGCACGCTCAGGGCGAACTTCAACAGGAACCTGATAGGTTGCACCCCCCACACGGCGTGAGCGAACCTCAACCTGTGGCTTTACGTTGTTCAAAGCGTCATGGAACAGCTGCACCGGATCCGCTTTGGCTTTCGCCTCAACCGCATCAAGCGCCGAATACACGATACCTTCTGCAACGGCTTTCTTACCGTCGAGCATAAGGTTGTTCATGAACTTTGACAGAACCTGATCACCAAACTTGGGATCGGGCAGAATGACCCGTTTCTCGGGACGACGACGACGTGACATGTCACGAATTCCTTATCTTGGCCTTACCGCTCCCCCGCGAAGGCGGGGGTCTAGGGCGGCAAGGCGAAACCTAAACATTCGACCTCGGGAAACTGGATCCCCGATAAGATCGTTCATAACGATCTGTCGAGGATGACCTGTCCCCCGGACAGGTCACTTCGGACGTTTCGCCCCGTACTTTGAACGCGACTGCTTGCGGTCCTTGACCCCTTGCGTATCGAGCACGCCGCGAAGGACGTGGTAACGAACACCGGGAAGGTCGCGCACACGGCCACCGCGGATAAGCACAACGGAGTGCTCTTGCAGATTGTGGCCCTCGCCCGGAATGTAAGAGATCACCTCACGCGAGTTGGTGAGACGAACCTTAGCCACCTTGCGCAGTGCTGAGTTCGGTTTCTTCGGGGTCGTCGTATAGACGCGGGTGCAGACGCCGCGCTTCTGCGGGTTCTGCTCCATCGCAGGGACCTTTGACTTGGCCTTCTGCGGAGTGCGGCCCTTGCGGACCAGCTGGTTGATAGTTGGCATATCTACTCACTTCGTTTTTGGTTTTGAACCTGTCTCCCCTTCCCGCTCGCCCTGAGCCTGTCGAAGGGCCGCACTTCTTTTTGGCAACGCGCCAGAAGTGAAGAACAATCCTTCAACAAGCTCAGGATGAGCGGTTGAGGACTGAAGGTCCATCGCCACTCATGGCAACACGATCAGGGAAGAGTTTGGGAGGGGGTAAGACCGCTCTTTCGCGCTTCCCCGCGAAGGCGGGGATCTCCATCAGCAAGCACTGCACTTGCAGAACGAGGCTCCCGTTGTCACGGGAGCTCACGAGAAACGAGCGAGCCAGAAACACTCCACCCAAGATCAACCAAGAAGGCCACCGGATTACTTTGCCGTCCTTGCGCTAGACCGTCATTCCGGCGCAGGCCGGAATCCAGTCAAACAAAAACGCCAATGTTCAGCTCTATGTTCGAGTTAGGGGAGCGCCAAAGCGAGCCCTGCCCTCAGATGGACGCGCGCTTAGGGGGATTCTTCGGTGGGGTCAAGGCTAGTTTGGCGGATCAGTTGAAGCAAAGGCCTCGATCTTGTCGATCAGGGAACGCATCTCTGCCGGAATCTCTTCCACTCGCATGGTTTCGACAATTGCCGAAGCTGATACGCTTACCTTGAACACAGGTTGAATTTTTGAATTCAGCCACCCTAAAGCTTCTTTACCCGGGATCAATTTCAGACGCTCGTCTTCGTCTTTCCATCTGCCCTCGAACTCTTCAGTG from Erythrobacter sp. SCSIO 43205 includes these protein-coding regions:
- the rpsG gene encoding 30S ribosomal protein S7, translated to MSRRRRPEKRVILPDPKFGDQVLSKFMNNLMLDGKKAVAEGIVYSALDAVEAKAKADPVQLFHDALNNVKPQVEVRSRRVGGATYQVPVEVRPERAQALAIRWLIGAARSRPETTMSARLSGELMDAANNRGNAVKKREDTHRMADANRAFSHYRW
- the rpsL gene encoding 30S ribosomal protein S12; this encodes MPTINQLVRKGRTPQKAKSKVPAMEQNPQKRGVCTRVYTTTPKKPNSALRKVAKVRLTNSREVISYIPGEGHNLQEHSVVLIRGGRVRDLPGVRYHVLRGVLDTQGVKDRKQSRSKYGAKRPK